ATATTTCTCAATGACTTCAAATCAAATTAAGTACTCGTAGTATACCAAGAAAAGTGCATCTGGGAAATCTTTTGGAAGGCTGTTGATGTAGAGGTAAAAACGCAACAAGTCCTCCTGTGAGACAGTTTTATTGTCAACCACATCATCGTTGCAAGTAAGCACCCATAAATCTTCAGAGTTGACCCTTTTCAAACTACCTCGACAGAACGGACAGGACTCAGATTTTGTGTTCCTGTAATTTGTAAAGGAAAATGTTAAGAGTGAAGCTGCAAAGCACTGAAACTGGAGAGGAATAACAAGAGATTTCAAGTTACCAATTGCGATAGCATTTGATGCACATTGCATGACAACAATTAGGTAAGACCATTTTCGTGCAAGGCTCCAAGCAAATCCCACATTCATCTTCCCTCTCAAAATCAATATTCCCAAGTCTATTATCTAAGTCGACTCTTTTCTTGGCAGAACTCCCACCGGCCTCCTTATCATCATCCAACTCCCCCAAGTTACCATGGAGCCTTTGAAGAGATGGTAATATAACACCTAAAATTAGTTAATTAGCAAAGAGAGACAATGACAAGGTGAATGAATCAttataggaaaaaaaaaaaaacacactcAAACTAAGATTATATGCATACCGTAAAACTCTCTAATTGTTGCCTTCCTTCCACGTCTAGATATATTTGATCTCCCATCTGTATAGACCTTTAGCTAACAATGTGGAAATGAACAAATGGTGCATATGAATATGtatgaaaataaatgtaaaaGAGGGGAACAAAATAAGCCGTTATAATGAACCTTGTATACGAGAATGTGAAAGAGGTTTAGAAATCTAGGGAGTAGACACATGCAGGAACTATCCATCCACTGTAACAAAAATAGAAAGAGGGGAGCCAAATGATTATACACCAATTTCATTTGAAGGTGAGCACCACTCTTGGCCCTTGGAATTGCAGCAGCCCTAAAACCCCCAAGAACACATTCTTAGAAGAACTAAAATGGAGACACAATATATTCTAAGCCAATCATTAAGCATCACAATGACCAAAATCCTTTAATAAATATGCAAATATTAGCATACTACCATTAAATGAATGAAACTTCTTAAGTTGCTATCTGCTAAAGAAACATCAAACTATCATCAAGTTCAGACAAACACTCTCAGAAGAAGAATGACGATAAGGAAGTAAAACCCTATCATAAACATACAAATATTAATATGCTACCACAAACAAATGAAATCTTTTTGAGCTGTTTCAGCTAGAGAAACATCAAACGACCAACAGCTCAGCAAATAGGCAGAGAGATTTTAGCTGGTATAAGAATTGTTAGGCTGAAAATTTACAATACTAAACCATATACAAAAAATTTGCAATTGGTTATTCAATAATATCATAAAGCTAACGAAAGATTAtcataaaagagaaaagaatcaGATAAACTTCCAAACCGAATGTTTTTcggtttttttttaataatttcttttaacAACTAGCAGAGCAGCTAAAAAACTAAGCTTTTTAATCATTATCATCAAAAGCAACCCAATCAAGCAACTAATAAACAGAAACAACAAGAACAAGTCAGCAATCAACTTCAAAAGGATGGTGAGGTAAAAGAAAATactaattttttaagaaaattaaacACCCAAGAAAAGAAAACTTACAAAGCATTTGCATGTTGTATGTCAGCCTTTAGTATTTTCAGAAAATCCTGATAAGAAGACTTTGACAACTGATAATACATCATCCCCATCTCTTtaaaaaacagagaaaacaaagaaacCTAGACAAGATACAAGAATCTACAAAGATGAACAACAGAAAGTGTAAGAGAACTGGGTTTTCCCTTTCTAAGAACCCAATCCCCCAGAAGACAACAGAAAGTATAAGAAAACTGAACAAGAAAAGAGACTTTTCTTCTCTCTTGCCTTAACCTACTCTTTTTTATCCTTTTCTCATTATAAAGAAAACCATGCCGCTAATAATCAtacaacaagaaaataaaaataaaaataataattgggTTTGGGTTTGGGTTTGAGTTTGGGTTTGGGTTTGGGTTTGGGTTTGGATTTGGGTTTGGGTTTTATTTGGTATTTGAACTTGTTGATTAAATTTGTATGATTAGACAAAGAATATTACATTTATACGTCTAAGAAATTGTGTTATTATTTTATGATGATTTCACatttatttcttttgttcttaTCTTAAAAGTTGCTTTTCTTGCCATCtttctttatctttttttttttaaatccgtcatgactttatttatttgttaataatGTTAATCAGATTATTTcataaaaagtatatataatcAGACTAGAATTATTATCATAATCAGTACAGctgttttctttattatttatatcaTCATATTATAATCTTTGCggcattctttttttttaattatttggttaattaatcatttcaaacaattaaagaTTCGATGTCTAATCATTATCTTCACCTATTTAAATACTTAATCAATCAAGATTTTGAgacaatttagttaattttatttgtTAGGTTTTTTAATTTGAGACTTCATAAGTGTTTTTCTATAAATAAATAAGTCTCAAAACGTATTAAATTTCGTATCAAACAATTGTGGTCGAATTTGGATGAATGAAGGACCTATGAGATTGATATGCCTTGTTCTATAAGGTTTATTCTTATCTGTTAAACTATTTATTTGGTGATTTATCTAATGATTTTACTTGGtttaaaaagttttattttaaaataattattggaGAAATTTCAATAAGATATATTCAAAttataattgaaattttatcCTATAAAGACTACTTGGAGAAGATATAGAATTTAACCTACATATAGGCTGTTGTGCTATATATGGGTGTGCTTTTAGAGTGCTTTTTGTATGGTTATTTGTGTTTCTTTTACTTGGTATTTTTGTATTCTTGCCTAGACTTTTGTCAAAGAGTTTATACTTGATATAAGTGAGGATTTTGGGTGGGTGGTTTGTAACAATTGGAGTTGGTGTTGTAGCTGCAATTACTTCTTTGTCTAAAGGTAGATTGGGTTTAAATTAATGGGTGATCTGGAAATTTGTTGAGTAAGAATCATTCTCTGAATAATGCTCCATAGTATAAGATTGGTGAATCAAAACTCCATTAACAAATCTTGTGTTTGTTTCTCTCATTCCTTATTTTGCTTATCACTTGTGTTCTATTTAAACTCGTGCTCAAACAACAATTACAGTCTAAACATTAGACTGAACATCAAACTAAATAGGGAGCAAATCGTAAGTTCTTACACTTTTAATATAAAAGAACCATTCATAATGAGGTATAATGAATGATTTGTTAGAGTTAAAGGTTTCTTTTAATGATGAAGTTGAGGTATTTAAGATTTTAAGATTTTAATGTAGAATGATGAAACtatgtaaaaaaattaaagtatataaattaaatttcaagtttcaGCATGCTAATGAGTCAAAATTGAAATTTGgtcattatattataatatatataaaaaaaataaggtAAACCTAAAAGAAATGAGATTGTCAGTCTCTAATATACTTTGTAATATCCCTTGCTCGACTCAATTGTCAAGTTTGAATTATAGAATGACACATTGATTACCGAAATAACTACCGTCAAATTATGATAAAACAATTATCTATATATTAGGCAATTgcctttaaattataaaaaaaaataatggaCTCCAAATCTGAATCGAGCTTCAggtttatgatatattttatttagaaataatgaatttaaaaaattgaagaaaacagAGCATTTGCGTAACACTAATCATCTCTTATCTGttacattaaaaaaaaatcatgctTTTATCTTCCGCAAACAATTTACGTTGTAAATGAGTGGTTTAGCTGTAATTggtgtttaattattattaatattatcggTTTTGTCGAGTATTTTTGCTTCAACTATGGTTAGTAAAGACACCTAAAAGATTCACttcaaaaatttaatatttaatagtattaataataatTAGAAATTATATTTAATGTATGGTAAATATATGAGTCTCATGCATTATTGAtggttaataaataaattaaaaaaggtACAAATAAGTAAATGTATTTAAAAGTAAATTACAATTTTCTCCTTGTCCTTTTACGGTACTGACATAGGAACATCTTAGTTTATGGTTTTTAAatctttaataaaaattatagtgaATAAAGAAAACTCTTGTTCTTGTTCTTTTTTAATAAATGGTTGCATTCAATTATGTTGGAAGATTCTTATGAGTATGCTACTCAATTTATATAGTTATAAGTTACGGAAAATTTGTGGGTTATAGGCATATGGAATTATTGAAAGTGATTGTAGTACGATTCCCTAATAAGGATGTGAATATATGCTCGCTAGCCTGCTTCAACGACAATGGTTTATTCAACTTAGTTACGCACCAAGAGATTGTAATAAAGTAGCAGGCAAAGACTTCCAAGGGAGAAAAGTGTTGTTGTGCAAAGATATTTAAATCCAGTGCATGCGGTGTGGTCGTTGCTGGCAAATGACACAATGAGGCTGCAATGTAGTTCTATCTTGTTGTAATCCTCAAGGGCACTTTGCTTTGAACCTTTGGTCATATTATATCTTTAACTAATTTAATGTCTATTgtcaaaattatttttgaaatcgactttttatttaaaaaaataaatataaaaataggagtcgccaccaatcatttTTATAAGGTGTGATTGGGTCATCTCGTAATTTGATCGCTTTAATAAATGGTTTCGATTTACTAAaataacaattttggtctacaaaatttaGGAAAAcgagttcgagagtcggttacatacgaggaaggactAGCAcactcgtaacgcccaaaattgatacttaattgattaattaatgtctcaGTGTCGAAAGTTAAAAACTTGGGAAGAGTTTAAAATACGATCCATTtttgtattaatg
This window of the Gossypium arboreum isolate Shixiya-1 chromosome 12, ASM2569848v2, whole genome shotgun sequence genome carries:
- the LOC108476808 gene encoding E3 ubiquitin-protein ligase AIRP2 isoform X1 yields the protein MGMMYYQLSKSSYQDFLKILKADIQHANALAAAIPRAKSGAHLQMKLVYNHLAPLFLFLLQWMDSSCMCLLPRFLNLFHILVYKLKVYTDGRSNISRRGRKATIREFYGVILPSLQRLHGNLGELDDDKEAGGSSAKKRVDLDNRLGNIDFEREDECGICLEPCTKMVLPNCCHAMCIKCYRNWNTKSESCPFCRGSLKRVNSEDLWVLTCNDDVVDNKTVSQEDLLRFYLYINSLPKDFPDALFLVYYEYLI
- the LOC108476808 gene encoding E3 ubiquitin-protein ligase AIRP2 isoform X2, with product MGMMYYQLSKSSYQDFLKILKADIQHANALAAAIPRAKSGAHLQMKLLKVYTDGRSNISRRGRKATIREFYGVILPSLQRLHGNLGELDDDKEAGGSSAKKRVDLDNRLGNIDFEREDECGICLEPCTKMVLPNCCHAMCIKCYRNWNTKSESCPFCRGSLKRVNSEDLWVLTCNDDVVDNKTVSQEDLLRFYLYINSLPKDFPDALFLVYYEYLI